In the Populus trichocarpa isolate Nisqually-1 chromosome 1, P.trichocarpa_v4.1, whole genome shotgun sequence genome, one interval contains:
- the LOC7478683 gene encoding malate dehydrogenase, glyoxysomal: MESIREASQRIARISAHLQPPNSQTEESCVLKRADCRAKGGAPGFKVAILGAAGGIGQPLAMLMKMNPSVSVLHLYDVVNTPGVTADIGHMDTGAVVRGFLGQPQLENALTGMDLVIIPAGVPRKPGMTRDDLFNINAGIVITLCEGIAKCCPNAIVNLISNPVNSTVPIAAEVFKKAGTYDPKRLLGVTMLDVVRANTFVAEVLGLHPKEVDVPVVGGHAGVTILPLLSQVKPPSSFTPEETEYLTKRIQDGGTEVVQAKAGAGSATLSMAYAAVKFADACLRGLRGDAGVVECAFVASEVTELPFFATKVRLGRRGAEEVYQLGPLNEYERVGLGRAKKELAESIQKGVSFIRK; this comes from the exons ATGGAGTCCATCAGAGAGGCTAGCCAAAGGATTGCAAGGATATCAGCTCATCTCCAACCTCCAAATTCCCAG ACAGAGGAAAGCTGTGTTTTGAAGAGAGCTGATTGCAGAGCGAAAGGAGGGGCACCAGGGTTCAAAGTCGCTATATTGGGTGCTGCTGGAGGAATTGGCCAGCCTCTTGCGATGCTTATGAAGATGAATCCTTCGGTCTCTGTTCTTCATCTTTATGATGTTGTCAATACTCCTGGTGTCACTGCTGATATTGGTCACATGGACACTGGCGCTGTG GTTCGGGGTTTCCTAGGGCAGCCGCAGCTTGAGAATGCTCTTACAGGGATGGACCTTGTGATCATACCTGCTGGCGTGCCAAGGAAGCCTGGAATGACTAGAGATGATCTATTCAACATCAATGCTGGGATCGTCATTACTCTTTGCGAAGGAATTGCAAAGTGCTGCCCGAATGCAATTGTCAACTTGATCAGTAATCCAGTCAATTCTACAGTTCCAATTGCAgcagaggttttcaagaaagctGGAACTTATGATCCAAAGCGACTTCTAGGAGTTACAATGCTTGATGTTGTGAGAGCAAACACATTCGTG GCAGAAGTTCTGGGACTTCATCCTAAGGAAGTTGATGTTCCAGTTGTTGGAGGCCATGCTGGAGTCACAATTTTGCCTCTTCTGTCACAG GTTAAGCCTCCTTCCTCCTTCACCCCTGAAGAAACTGAATACCTGACCAAACGAATTCAAGATGGTGGAACAGAGGTtgttcag GCGAAAGCTGGGGCTGGCTCTGCAACACTGTCAATG GCGTATGCAGCTGTTAAATTTGCAGATGCCTGCCTTCGTGGCTTGAGGGGAGATGCTGGTGTTGTGGAATGTGCATTTGTAGCTTCTGAG GTGACAGAACTCCCATTCTTCGCAACCAAGGTACGACTTGGCCGCAGAGGAGCCGAGGAAGTCTATCAACTTGGTCCCCTAAACGAATATGAGAG GGTGGGGTTGGGAAGGGCTAAAAAAGAGTTGGCAGAAAGCATTCAGAAGGGGGTTTCCTTCATCAGGAAATAG
- the LOC7470775 gene encoding uncharacterized protein LOC7470775 isoform X2 produces the protein MGCDCLLPLCSLDLPGPLPTLPLRLSDTSSLLYLLSPAAVSSLRKMSDYLSTTLLTKKKEIDCVIRDAIDKVLVLRFGRASDPVCLHLDDILSKSAREVSKFATIALVDIDSEDVQVYVNYFDITLVPSTVFFFNAHHMKMDSGTADHTKWVGAFHRKQDFIDVVEAIFRAAMKGKLIANCPLPPERIPKYELLYKNL, from the exons ATGGGATGTGATTGTCTCCTCCCTCTCTGCTCACTCGATCTCCCCGGCCCGCTGCCCACCCTCCCTCTCCGCCTCTCTGATACCAGTTCTCTACTCTATCTGCTCTCTCCCGCAGCTGTCTCCTCTCTCAG AAAGATGAGTGATTACCTATCAACAACGCTGCTtacaaagaagaaagagatcGACTGCGTTATCAGAGATGCCATCGACAAGGTCCTTGTCCTCCGCTTCGGCCGCGCCTCTGATCCCGTTTGTCTCCATCTCGATGACATT TTATCGAAATCAGCTCGTGAAGTTTCAAAATTCGCAACAATAGCCTTGGTAGACATTGATTCCGAGGATGTTCAAGTTTACGTCAACTATTTTGACATAACTTTGGTTCCTTCtactgttttcttcttcaacgCTCATCATATGAAAATGGATTCTGG GACTGCAGATCACACTAAATGGGTTGGTGCTTTTCACAGAAAACAAGATTTCATTGATGTAGTTGAG GCCATATTCAGAGCAGCCATGAAAGGCAAGCTGATCGCTAATTGCCCCCTGCCACCAGAGCGGATACCAAAATATGAGTTGTTGTACAAAAACTTGTAA
- the LOC7470775 gene encoding uncharacterized protein LOC7470775 isoform X1: protein MGCDCLLPLCSLDLPGPLPTLPLRLSDTSSLLYLLSPAAVSSLRKMSDYLSTTLLTKKKEIDCVIRDAIDKVLVLRFGRASDPVCLHLDDILQLSKSAREVSKFATIALVDIDSEDVQVYVNYFDITLVPSTVFFFNAHHMKMDSGTADHTKWVGAFHRKQDFIDVVEAIFRAAMKGKLIANCPLPPERIPKYELLYKNL, encoded by the exons ATGGGATGTGATTGTCTCCTCCCTCTCTGCTCACTCGATCTCCCCGGCCCGCTGCCCACCCTCCCTCTCCGCCTCTCTGATACCAGTTCTCTACTCTATCTGCTCTCTCCCGCAGCTGTCTCCTCTCTCAG AAAGATGAGTGATTACCTATCAACAACGCTGCTtacaaagaagaaagagatcGACTGCGTTATCAGAGATGCCATCGACAAGGTCCTTGTCCTCCGCTTCGGCCGCGCCTCTGATCCCGTTTGTCTCCATCTCGATGACATT TTGCAGTTATCGAAATCAGCTCGTGAAGTTTCAAAATTCGCAACAATAGCCTTGGTAGACATTGATTCCGAGGATGTTCAAGTTTACGTCAACTATTTTGACATAACTTTGGTTCCTTCtactgttttcttcttcaacgCTCATCATATGAAAATGGATTCTGG GACTGCAGATCACACTAAATGGGTTGGTGCTTTTCACAGAAAACAAGATTTCATTGATGTAGTTGAG GCCATATTCAGAGCAGCCATGAAAGGCAAGCTGATCGCTAATTGCCCCCTGCCACCAGAGCGGATACCAAAATATGAGTTGTTGTACAAAAACTTGTAA
- the LOC7470775 gene encoding uncharacterized protein LOC7470775 isoform X3, whose translation MGCDCLLPLCSLDLPGPLPTLPLRLSDTSSLLYLLSPAAVSSLRKMSDYLSTTLLTKKKEIDCVIRDAIDKVLVLRFGRASDPVCLHLDDILQLSKSAREVSKFATIALVDIDSEDVQVYVNYFDITLVPSTVFFFNAHHMKMDSGTADHTKWVGAFHRKQDFIDVVEDHFYYKGIKLDARRFCGEQS comes from the exons ATGGGATGTGATTGTCTCCTCCCTCTCTGCTCACTCGATCTCCCCGGCCCGCTGCCCACCCTCCCTCTCCGCCTCTCTGATACCAGTTCTCTACTCTATCTGCTCTCTCCCGCAGCTGTCTCCTCTCTCAG AAAGATGAGTGATTACCTATCAACAACGCTGCTtacaaagaagaaagagatcGACTGCGTTATCAGAGATGCCATCGACAAGGTCCTTGTCCTCCGCTTCGGCCGCGCCTCTGATCCCGTTTGTCTCCATCTCGATGACATT TTGCAGTTATCGAAATCAGCTCGTGAAGTTTCAAAATTCGCAACAATAGCCTTGGTAGACATTGATTCCGAGGATGTTCAAGTTTACGTCAACTATTTTGACATAACTTTGGTTCCTTCtactgttttcttcttcaacgCTCATCATATGAAAATGGATTCTGG GACTGCAGATCACACTAAATGGGTTGGTGCTTTTCACAGAAAACAAGATTTCATTGATGTAGTTGAG GACCATTTCTATTATAAAGGTATTAAGCTTGATGCTAGGCGCTTTTGTGGAGAACAATCCTAA
- the LOC7470774 gene encoding proline iminopeptidase isoform X1 produces MPTIMSLLGFTSSLVSFAPPPPLPSLTPLLPSLSCLSIRRRNPLLLSVRNLDYKCESQASGLYMEPVKESVELNRNLYANIEPYETGFLKVSDLHSIYYEQSGSPSGHPVVFLHGGPGGGTAPSNRRFFDPEFYRIILFDQRGAGKSTPHASLEENTTWDLIDDIEKLREHLKIPEWQVFGGSWGSTLALAYSQSHPEKVTGLVLRGIFLLRKKEIDWFYEGGAAAIFPDAWESFRDFIPENERGCFIDAYSKRLNSDDLETQYAAARAWTKWEMMTAHLLPNEETVKRGDDDIFSLAFARIENHYFVNKGFFPSDSFLLENVDKIRHINTTIVQGRYDVCCPMMSAWDLHKAWPEADLKVVPDAGHSANEPGITAELVAANEKLKNIIKNGP; encoded by the exons ATGCCCACTATCATGAGTTTATTAGGCTTCACTAGTTCACTCGTCTCTTTCGCACCTCCTCCTCCCCTTCCTTCCCTcactcctcttctcccttcacTCTCCTGTCTTTCCATCA GAAGAAGGAATCCTTTACTGTTAAGTGTGAGAAATCTTGATTACAAGTGTGAATCACAGGCAAGTGGGTTGTACATGGAACCAGTCAAGGAGTCAGTGGAATTAAATAGGAATCTTTATGCAAATATAGAGCCTTATGAGACTGGTTTTTTGAAGGTCTCTGATCTTCACTCAATCTACTATGAACAATCAGGAAGTCCCTCTGGGCAT CCCGTTGTCTTTCTTCATGGGGGCCCAGGAGGAGGAACTGCACCGAGTAACCGAAGATTTTTTGATCCTGAATTTTACAGAATCATTTTGTTTGATCAG CGAGGTGCCGGAAAGAGCACACCCCATGCTTCCTTGGAGGAAAATACCACTTGGGATCTCATTGATGACATTGAAAAGCTAAGGGAACACTTGAAAATTCCGGAATGGCAG GTTTTTGGTGGATCATGGGGAAGTACACTGGCACTTGCGTACAGCCAATCACATCCTGAAAAG gttactGGACTGGTCCTTCGAGGGATTTTTCTTTTGCGAAAGAAAGAGATTGACTGGTTTTATGAAGGTGGTGCTGCTGCTATATTTCCTGATG CTTGGGAGTCATTCAGAGATTTTATTCCAGAAAATGAAAGGGGATGTTTCATAGATGCTTACAGCAAGAGATTAAACTCTGATGATTTGGAAACACAA TATGCAGCTGCAAGAGCATGGACCAAATGGGAAATGATGACTGCCCATCTTCTTCCAAATGAAGAGACTGTCAAGAGAGGggatgatgatattttttcctTG GCATTTGCAAGGATTGAAAATCATTACTTTGTGAACAAGGGGTTTTTTCCTTCAGATTCTTTCCTATTAGAAAATGTTGATAAAATAAGACACATCAACACTACAATTGTACAG GGGAGATATGATGTCTGCTGTCCTATGATGTCTGCTTGGGATCTTCATAAGGCATGGCCAGAGGCAGATCTAAAG GTTGTCCCAGACGCAGGGCATTCTGCTAATGAACCAGGAATAACCGCAGAGCTTGTGGCTGCAAATGAGAAACTCAAAAACATCATCAAGAATGGACCGTGA
- the LOC7470774 gene encoding proline iminopeptidase isoform X2, which yields MPTIMSLLGFTSSLVSFAPPPPLPSLTPLLPSLSCLSIRRRNPLLLSVRNLDYKCESQASGLYMEPVKESVELNRNLYANIEPYETGFLKVSDLHSIYYEQSGSPSGHPVVFLHGGPGGGTAPSNRRFFDPEFYRIILFDQRGAGKSTPHASLEENTTWDLIDDIEKLREHLKIPEWQVFGGSWGSTLALAYSQSHPEKVTGLVLRGIFLLRKKEIDWFYEGGAAAIFPDAWESFRDFIPENERGCFIDAYSKRLNSDDLETQYAAARAWTKWEMMTAHLLPNEETVKRGDDDIFSLAFARIENHYFVNKGFFPSDSFLLENVDKIRHINTTIVQNKSK from the exons ATGCCCACTATCATGAGTTTATTAGGCTTCACTAGTTCACTCGTCTCTTTCGCACCTCCTCCTCCCCTTCCTTCCCTcactcctcttctcccttcacTCTCCTGTCTTTCCATCA GAAGAAGGAATCCTTTACTGTTAAGTGTGAGAAATCTTGATTACAAGTGTGAATCACAGGCAAGTGGGTTGTACATGGAACCAGTCAAGGAGTCAGTGGAATTAAATAGGAATCTTTATGCAAATATAGAGCCTTATGAGACTGGTTTTTTGAAGGTCTCTGATCTTCACTCAATCTACTATGAACAATCAGGAAGTCCCTCTGGGCAT CCCGTTGTCTTTCTTCATGGGGGCCCAGGAGGAGGAACTGCACCGAGTAACCGAAGATTTTTTGATCCTGAATTTTACAGAATCATTTTGTTTGATCAG CGAGGTGCCGGAAAGAGCACACCCCATGCTTCCTTGGAGGAAAATACCACTTGGGATCTCATTGATGACATTGAAAAGCTAAGGGAACACTTGAAAATTCCGGAATGGCAG GTTTTTGGTGGATCATGGGGAAGTACACTGGCACTTGCGTACAGCCAATCACATCCTGAAAAG gttactGGACTGGTCCTTCGAGGGATTTTTCTTTTGCGAAAGAAAGAGATTGACTGGTTTTATGAAGGTGGTGCTGCTGCTATATTTCCTGATG CTTGGGAGTCATTCAGAGATTTTATTCCAGAAAATGAAAGGGGATGTTTCATAGATGCTTACAGCAAGAGATTAAACTCTGATGATTTGGAAACACAA TATGCAGCTGCAAGAGCATGGACCAAATGGGAAATGATGACTGCCCATCTTCTTCCAAATGAAGAGACTGTCAAGAGAGGggatgatgatattttttcctTG GCATTTGCAAGGATTGAAAATCATTACTTTGTGAACAAGGGGTTTTTTCCTTCAGATTCTTTCCTATTAGAAAATGTTGATAAAATAAGACACATCAACACTACAATTGTACAG AATAAAAGTAAGTGA